The proteins below are encoded in one region of Rhododendron vialii isolate Sample 1 chromosome 7a, ASM3025357v1:
- the LOC131333269 gene encoding SKP1-like protein 1A, with amino-acid sequence MSSSASSATEKKIVLKSSDGETFEVEEAVALQSQTIKHMIEDDCAGTAIPLPNVTSRVLSKAIEYCKKHAESPAAPEDDDRAADNTLKTFDAEFVDVDQGLLFDLILAANYLDIKSLLNLTCQTVANMMKGKTPDEIRKKFHIVNDYTPEEEEEVRRENAWAFD; translated from the coding sequence ATGTCGTCCTCTGCTTCTTCAGCGACCGAGAAGAAGATTGTCCTGAAGAGCTCCGACGGAGAGACCTTTGAGGTCGAGGAGGCCGTCGCTCTGCAGTCGCAGACGATCAAGCACATGATCGAGGACGACTGCGCGGGCACTGCCATACCGCTGCCCAACGTCACTAGCCGTGTCCTGTCGAAGGCGATCGAGTACTGCAAGAAGCATGCCGAGTCGCCGGCGGCTCCCGAAGACGACGATCGCGCGGCCGACAACACGCTCAAGACCTTCGATGCTGAGTTCGTCGACGTCGATCAGGGCCTCCTGTTCGACTTGATTCTGGCGGCAAACTACCTGGATATCAAGAGCTTGTTGAACCTGACCTGCCAGACCGTCGCGAACATGATGAAGGGAAAAACTCCCGATGAAATCCGGAAAAAATTCCACATTGTGAACGACTATActccggaggaggaggaggaggtccGCAGGGAGAATGCGTGGGCCTTTGACTGA
- the LOC131332953 gene encoding agamous-like MADS-box protein AGL80 — translation MTRSKVNLTYISKDSARRVTLRKRESGLMKKAEEITTLCGIDACAIIFRPNDLEPNVWPSQLEAQRVISRFRNLSPLEQNRKMVDQESFARQRLEAMNEKVSKLGKENQHKQLTQVMYQCLSGGGFEHLAVDDLNNLSVLLISFLLLLLVCYDVMLVLDFAAI, via the exons ATGACAAGAAGCAAAGTGAACCTTACTTACATTTCAAAAGACTCTGCAAGAAGGGTCACCTTAAGAAAAAGGGAGAGTGGCTTAATGAAGAAGGCAGAGGAGATCACAACGTTGTGCGGGATCGACGCGTGCGCCATCATATTTAGACCTAACGATCTCGAGCCGAATGTTTGGCCTTCCCAGTTGGAAGCTCAACGTGTCATTTCGAGGTTTAGGAATTTGTCGCCGCTGGAACAGAACAGGAAGATGGTGGACCAAGAAAGTTTCGCCCGGCAGAGGCTCGAAGCAATGAACGAGAAAGTGTCGAAGCTGGGGAAGGAGAACCAGCATAAGCAGCTGACTCAGGTCATGTACCAGTGCTTGTCTGGTGGAGGATTCGAGCATTTGGCCGTTGATGATCTGAACAACTTGAGTGTCTTG CTCATAAGTtttttgttgctgctgctggtaTGCTATGACGTGATGCTGGTTCTGGACTTTGCTGCTATATGA